DNA sequence from the Lagenorhynchus albirostris chromosome 5, mLagAlb1.1, whole genome shotgun sequence genome:
CTTTTCTCTGTCCAGACAATTTTAGGGAGACATATTTTCAGGGAGAAAGCACTGACGTGGTAGGACTTAGCAAAAGGGATGAAAAgggttttttctcatttttctcatgagAGTCTATGGAGATTCCTGTGATTTATCTGTTAAAACTGCAAGCGGGGTATACATAAAAgtacaatagggcttccctggtggcgcagtggttgagagtccgcctgccgatgcaggggacacgggtttgtgccccggtccgggaagatcccacatgccgcggagcggctgggcccccgtgagccatggccgctgagcctgcgcgtccggagcctgtgctccgcaacgggagaggccacaacagtgagaggcccgcgtaccgcaaaaaaaaaaaagaaaaagtacggTTATATCCAGAGGGAAAAATGTTCAGAGATGGGTAGCATTACTAGGGCAGGGGAAGTGCACACCATATGGCAGGTTATAGGAATCAGCAGGGAGCAAGGACAAAGTTAGAGGCCGGTCAGAGTTCAGAGGTCATGAGTTCTGGAGTAAGAAACTCCGTTTCCCAAATAAGTGGTGAGGACTCCAGAGCTGTCTTCCTTACTCCTGCCTCTGCCAAAGATTTAGGGAACATGTTTCTCTGCGGGGTTACCAGCAACTTGAGTCaggcagcaaacatttattaagcaccaactGTTCACCAGGCTCTGTGTTGTCAAAAATAATAGCCTTATTCCCTTTATTACCAAGGTTGCTCAGTCTCTGTCCTGGCCACTCCTCTGGCCATGGTGCAGGGAGGTTAACGGAGGTCTCTAATTTTCCATAACCAAAGCCTTCCTCCCACCCGACCACCCTTCACATTAAGGTTTTACTTTTAGGGTAGGGATCaaagagcaaacagacaaaaCTGAGGGACTACCCGAGAGATGGCAATAAAAGGAGGATCCACTGACAGCTGGTACTTCAGCTGAACAACACAGAAGATGATTTCAGATCCACAGAACTCCACCCCTCTAGCCTCCACAAAGATGACACGAGAATGAGGCACACTACCTCTGCAGCAAGATTACACAGATCTTCCAGGAAATGTAACACTCCAGAAATGACAGACCAGCAGATTCTTACTCTTACAcaaagcacttcttttttttttttttctggctgtgcagccaggattttagttccccaaccgcaggatcgaacctgtgccccctgcagtggaagcgctcggagtcctaacccctgtaccgccagggaattccccacaaacCACTTCTTGAGATGAAACAGTTTTAAAGGTGTTTTTACATAAGGATTTAGATTAGAATTTACTCTGCTTCTTCAACTGTGCCTTTTGCAAGCTTGGCTCAACTTATCCTTCCAATACTCTTCTTACTCAATTCCTTTATCCTTCAGCTCCTGTTTGACGCGTTTCAGATAGCCAGGATCAGGGTAGCCATACCTGCAGAAGAAAAAGGCCCTTAGCTTCATCACAGATGGTTTTAAAGAATCTGTACAGTAGGTCCCTGGCATTAGCCTTCAGTGTTGCAAGTATTCACAAGCAATCCTGAAGGCTGATTTGTAAGTGCGCTGCTGTGAGTCATTTCGCTAGTGAGCAGGCCTAGCTGTCTGCCCAGGATCTGCATTCCAACAAGACTTTAATTTTCAGCTCATGGTAAGCAATGACTCTTATAAAgttataatatactatatttttagGGACGGTAATCATTTTGCTACAGGAAGATTttcaaatttgggaaattaagTCTTAAGATGTATTCCCTTTTGAATATTAAGGGTCTGAGGTATTCTATCTGAATTTCATAAACAGCAATTGGATTGCCCATAATACAACTTCCATCCCCATTAAGTAAGACTTTTTCTAGAGTTCTGTTAGCCAAGTGAATTTAGGATCTCTATGGACTCATGGGAGGGGAGGGTAGAAGAAAGGGTGATCTTAAAAGAAGACGAAGTAAATAACATTCCTAGGATCTACCCTTCAAATAGACATGAAACCCCAAATTAAATCACCTTAGATACCATTCATCTTGGATTCTGAAGATCTGCTGCCCACTGATGCAAAATTTATTAACTGTATGACGCTTTGTGGTTGGGAGGGTAGAAGGTCATAGGAAGCAATCTTTCTGTCTTTGAGATTATCACCCCAGATGAGCATCTGTCAAAACACTGCATCCAATCCCACTGCTAGAAACTGTCTCCTTGCAGTCACATCCTCAAATTGCCATGTTTTACGACCTCTAAATTCTGTTTAGTTTAGCAGCCATTCTGTTTCAAAAGCTTCTCACCTTTCTGGTCCCCCACACCTGGACGTTTTGTGGTGGATATCATTCCACGTAATGACATCTGAGACTCCTAATACTCGAGAGTCTCCCACTGTGAAAATCAGTTTTTGGTCAAAGGCCCTACGAAGCAGCCGCAaaacctctcttccttcctcgTTATCAGGCAAGTATGCAGTTCGATATATTCCAGAAAATCTCTTTCCTGGGTTTGGGTGCTCTTTCTATATGAAGGCAAGAAAATGTCACATGAAAACATTGTGTCAGAATTTTACTAGATGTGTAGATGTGTTCATATGCATatagaacaaacaaaaatcaacaaaagtaTTCAAGGTTTGCTCACGTTCCCCATATAATtcatatttctcctctttccccaagttcatgctgggaacactatCCACCTTCCTGACTTCCCCCACTCCAGCGCACAATCACCACCCACCCTTTCTCTGCCTTAACAGACACAAAAGATACCTAAATTATAAGTAAACATTGTTACCGTTATCAGCATTTAAAATCCTTGCATATGACCATGGAGGTAACTACCTGGGAAATCCACTGTCTAATTGGTAACAGAACAGTCCCCGTGGCTCTGGTGATCCCCCAGCACACTGGAAAGAAACCCATGGACCTCAGAAACACTTACTGTTTGTACGCCTCCTTCGATACTGTAAGTAATCACAATGGTGCCATGGGATTCATAACCTGGAAGTGAGTCTCTTTTGAAAATGACATTCATGTTTCCGTCTGGCTGATTCCCTTTCTGGACACCGTAGGAAGTCTGGCACAAAGGACAGACTGGCTTATATGACAAGGCTTTCTTGATACAAGGGCTGCAGAAATCATGCTTGCACTTTGGGAGCACTTGTCTGTTACTAATGGTGTTCAAACAGATGGTACATATGTCCTTTTCCTTGTCCACTTCTGACACCTCAGAACTGGCAGAGCGCTGCGATGTTGGTGAAGCTGTTTTTGAATCATTACTATCCGTGTCCGTGGGTGTTTCATTCCATTTCTCTCTAGCTAATGGAGACGTTCCCCCTCTGTTTAAGACATACTGTTTTGCCTTTGTAAGGTGATTTGGCAACCCAATCAAAGTCACTGACTCTTGATTTAGCACAAAGTCTACACCTGGATGCCTTTTTCGAAAGTCATCAGAGAACTTGGTCCCATGTAAGTGCTTTCTCTCCTTGTCCAAAAGTTTCAGCAAAAGAACTTCTCTCATAATCTGACCTGAGACATGTTGATAGGCATCAATGAAACTTGAATAAGCATGCACAGATAGATCTAACTCCTTGGTTTTAGGTTCAAATAGAATGTAGGTTTTCTGACTTGTTCCCAAAACCCTACTTTGAGTGTCGTACTTCTTTTCTATCTGTGATATCTCCTGGAGTAACTCTGCTTCTAAAAGCTTATAGTGAGCAGTGTCAACCTCAATTCCATTCATCATGTGCTTGGGAGTCGATATTTTCACAGGTGCCTCGACAAGACTTTCAGAGATTTCTGAGGCAAGAAAACGTTTGGCAGCTGCAATGTCATATGTGGTCCCAAGGAGAGTTaattctcctcctttctcctttatAAGGAGCCTTGTAAACTGGTGACTTAATTCCTGTCTGATTTTGTGTGCCTGCTTACTGTCTGCCAGGGTAACACATTCCTGCTTCAGAGTCTTCACACGCTTCTGAAATTCTCTGACAAAAGACTCGCAAGCTGCTTCGAGGTTACCTGATTGACTTGAGGTGATGTCTAAACAGACCATATTCGGAGAACTcttctgagttttaatttttataccaaACATTTTCTCT
Encoded proteins:
- the DTX3L gene encoding E3 ubiquitin-protein ligase DTX3L gives rise to the protein MRRAMASNLCPPSPLLVRVSHPGTRLPWKLEKYFQSRESGGGECIVQARDRNDPNSDTFRVQFVHRASKEGVLKKGKHQIVVDNKPVTIFLEPNDNAAENTRLSSLTQSQKGASPGEKHSNEKDISSAVDSCVQKIFLTVTAELNCHLFSKEQREHIAILCPSVERVKGHEGIEKVRGDFRDIEKIHGFLSEQLLEKEQKRESSPLTTEREPLHQQDGNSCVSPSEPKTRSEEKSNRFEVPLAFFEYFTYTCPDKIYSIEKMFGIKIKTQKSSPNMVCLDITSSQSGNLEAACESFVREFQKRVKTLKQECVTLADSKQAHKIRQELSHQFTRLLIKEKGGELTLLGTTYDIAAAKRFLASEISESLVEAPVKISTPKHMMNGIEVDTAHYKLLEAELLQEISQIEKKYDTQSRVLGTSQKTYILFEPKTKELDLSVHAYSSFIDAYQHVSGQIMREVLLLKLLDKERKHLHGTKFSDDFRKRHPGVDFVLNQESVTLIGLPNHLTKAKQYVLNRGGTSPLAREKWNETPTDTDSNDSKTASPTSQRSASSEVSEVDKEKDICTICLNTISNRQVLPKCKHDFCSPCIKKALSYKPVCPLCQTSYGVQKGNQPDGNMNVIFKRDSLPGYESHGTIVITYSIEGGVQTKEHPNPGKRFSGIYRTAYLPDNEEGREVLRLLRRAFDQKLIFTVGDSRVLGVSDVITWNDIHHKTSRCGGPERYGYPDPGYLKRVKQELKDKGIE